A single Arachnia propionica DNA region contains:
- a CDS encoding ferredoxin reductase family protein, with protein sequence MTSPRPLSRAAQRAPAQPRGRRLRLWRALLAGSAWVGVAFSVVLHLIDGAGQRITGLLGVLGAMAGLIAMNSMLFMLLLAARVPVIDRVLGRVRAIRWHRLLGRVTVLGVLTHVALILTGTGWTNRDDLTGAVGSLWTGNLPLVFASAALLLLTTIASVFAVCRGLRREIRHLLNILSYVAVLLAIPHMLRLDPVFLPSRAQRIYWGSLLVSVGACLLWYRILSPLLRSWRHRLKLVNTVHLTPDLLHLEFSGRHLDKLETRGGQYFTWRLLTPQLWTRTHRFFLSAAPTRDRLRITVRVTDEHTAELAAARPGTRVIFAGPYGAFTDASRTRNGLVLIGAGTDLAPIRSLLEVTTAHPADTVVILRASGPENLVLLDELRELCDDRGIALHLMTGPRHEGHWVSLGYAGHDLATLAPDLKDSDVFVCGPGGFVDSVLAEARGLGVSPEQCHEERLTR encoded by the coding sequence ATGACCTCACCCCGACCGCTTTCGCGCGCCGCGCAGCGGGCCCCCGCCCAGCCGCGCGGGCGGCGCCTGCGTCTCTGGCGCGCCCTGCTGGCCGGGTCGGCCTGGGTAGGCGTGGCTTTCTCGGTGGTTCTCCATTTGATCGATGGCGCCGGGCAGCGGATCACCGGGCTGCTGGGCGTGCTCGGGGCCATGGCCGGGCTGATCGCGATGAACTCGATGTTGTTCATGCTGCTGCTGGCCGCCCGGGTTCCCGTGATCGACCGGGTGCTGGGGAGGGTCAGGGCCATCCGGTGGCACCGGCTGTTGGGGAGGGTCACCGTGCTTGGGGTGCTGACCCACGTCGCCCTGATCCTCACCGGGACCGGATGGACCAATCGCGACGACCTCACCGGTGCCGTCGGTTCGCTGTGGACGGGGAACCTACCGCTGGTCTTCGCCTCCGCTGCCCTGCTGTTGTTGACGACGATCGCATCGGTGTTTGCGGTGTGCCGCGGACTGCGCCGCGAGATTCGGCACCTCCTCAACATCCTCTCCTACGTCGCCGTGCTCCTGGCGATCCCCCACATGCTCCGCCTCGACCCGGTTTTCCTGCCCAGCAGGGCACAGCGCATCTACTGGGGCTCCCTGTTGGTCTCCGTCGGCGCCTGCCTGCTCTGGTACCGGATCCTGAGTCCGCTCCTCCGTTCCTGGCGGCATCGGTTGAAGCTGGTGAACACCGTTCACCTGACCCCCGATCTCCTTCACTTGGAGTTCAGCGGCAGGCACCTCGACAAGCTGGAGACCCGGGGCGGTCAGTACTTCACCTGGCGCCTGCTCACCCCTCAGCTGTGGACCCGGACCCACCGGTTCTTCCTGTCCGCGGCACCGACGAGGGATCGGTTGCGCATCACCGTCAGGGTCACCGATGAGCACACGGCGGAACTGGCTGCCGCCCGGCCCGGCACGAGGGTCATCTTCGCCGGTCCCTACGGCGCCTTCACCGACGCCTCCCGGACCCGGAACGGCCTGGTGCTGATCGGAGCCGGGACCGATCTCGCACCGATCCGGTCGCTGCTGGAGGTCACCACGGCGCACCCGGCGGACACCGTCGTGATTCTCCGAGCATCCGGACCTGAGAACCTGGTTCTCCTCGACGAGCTCCGGGAGCTGTGTGACGATCGCGGCATCGCCCTGCACCTGATGACCGGGCCGCGCCACGAGGGCCACTGGGTGAGTCTCGGATATGCCGGCCACGATCTCGCGACGCTGGCACCGGACCTCAAGGACTCGGACGTGTTCGTGTGCGGTCCGGGTGGGTTCGTCGATTCCGTCCTGGCAGAGGCCCGCGGCCTGGGGGTCTCCCCCGAGCAGTGCCACGAGGAGAGACTCACCCGGTGA
- the pth gene encoding aminoacyl-tRNA hydrolase, translating to MSPSVHLVAGLGNPGPAYAPTRHNVGFWAVDDLASRLGARFSIARGQRAEVATGQLPGEHRLVLVKPTTYMNDSGIAVAAVARFHKIPPADVIVIHDELDLEPTRLRLKLGGGDNGHNGLKSIRAHLGTGDFHRVRVGIGRPPGRQPAADYVLSRMRLADLDAMRLDAAVAADAVETLVTEGLVAAQNRFNN from the coding sequence GTGAGTCCCTCGGTTCATCTCGTGGCCGGGCTCGGGAACCCGGGCCCGGCCTACGCCCCGACCCGGCACAACGTCGGGTTCTGGGCGGTCGACGACCTGGCCTCCCGCCTCGGGGCGCGGTTCAGCATCGCCCGCGGACAACGGGCCGAGGTCGCCACGGGACAGCTCCCCGGCGAACACCGGCTGGTGCTGGTGAAACCCACCACCTACATGAACGACTCGGGGATCGCGGTCGCCGCCGTCGCCAGGTTCCACAAGATCCCCCCCGCCGACGTGATCGTCATCCACGACGAACTCGACCTGGAACCAACCCGCCTGCGCCTCAAACTCGGCGGTGGCGACAACGGCCACAACGGACTCAAATCCATCCGCGCCCACCTCGGCACCGGCGACTTCCACCGCGTTCGGGTGGGCATCGGCCGCCCCCCGGGACGCCAACCCGCCGCCGACTACGTGCTCTCCCGGATGCGCCTAGCGGACCTGGACGCCATGCGGCTCGACGCCGCGGTCGCTGCCGACGCGGTCGAGACCCTGGTGACGGAGGGCCTCGTGGCGGCACAGAATCGCTTCAACAACTGA